The proteins below are encoded in one region of Halalkalicoccus jeotgali B3:
- a CDS encoding XTP/dITP diphosphatase, with the protein MLRFVTSNAGKAREASQYLPEAVERVDYDYPEIQSDSLEAIATAGARDAYREIGEPVFVDDSGLFIDALGGFPGPYSSYVDEKLGIERVQALAAREENDRARFRTVVAYADDDGVETFEGTVRGRIVAPRGSGGFGYDPIFEHRGQTFAEMSPEEKNAVSHRGRALAAFGDWLAER; encoded by the coding sequence CCGGCAAAGCCCGCGAAGCCAGCCAGTACCTCCCCGAGGCCGTCGAACGGGTCGACTACGACTACCCCGAGATCCAATCGGACAGTTTGGAAGCGATCGCCACCGCGGGTGCGCGCGACGCCTACCGCGAGATCGGGGAGCCGGTGTTCGTCGACGATTCGGGGCTGTTCATCGACGCACTCGGCGGCTTTCCGGGGCCGTACTCCTCGTACGTCGACGAGAAGCTCGGAATCGAGCGCGTCCAGGCACTGGCCGCCCGCGAGGAGAACGACCGGGCGCGCTTTCGGACCGTCGTCGCGTACGCCGACGACGACGGCGTCGAGACATTCGAGGGGACAGTGCGGGGCCGAATCGTCGCGCCTCGGGGATCGGGCGGCTTTGGCTACGATCCGATTTTCGAACACCGCGGGCAGACGTTCGCCGAGATGAGCCCCGAGGAGAAAAACGCCGTTTCTCACCGCGGGCGCGCGCTCGCGGCGTTCGGCGACTGGCTGGCCGAACGCTGA